One window from the genome of Metabacillus flavus encodes:
- a CDS encoding HesB/YadR/YfhF family protein, whose product MKIKVNEEAAKWYQDELHLQAGDSVRFFVRYGGSSTIQKGFSLGVAKEGKEDAGASIEAEGIDFFVSERDLWYFDGNDLLVEFDPDRQEPIFDYKQAAD is encoded by the coding sequence ATGAAAATTAAAGTGAATGAAGAAGCTGCTAAATGGTACCAGGATGAACTGCATTTACAGGCTGGAGACTCCGTACGGTTCTTCGTCCGTTATGGAGGATCAAGTACCATTCAAAAAGGGTTTAGTCTTGGTGTAGCGAAGGAAGGTAAGGAAGATGCAGGTGCATCTATAGAAGCAGAGGGTATTGACTTTTTTGTGAGTGAACGCGATTTGTGGTATTTCGATGGAAACGATTTGCTCGTGGAATTCGATCCAGATCGTCAGGAACCGATTTTTGACTACAAACAAGCCGCAGACTAA